Proteins encoded in a region of the Streptomyces sp. NBC_00258 genome:
- a CDS encoding MFS transporter, with translation MSSGGSSSTHVFALLWGGQLVSLLGSSSASFVLGLASYAETRSTAALAAITAVTMVGSIYLAPLCGALADQFARRTVLLACNLAAGAVSLALAGVTDGGFGARFGWILLLVLAAALLNATLSVTLSVSVRRLRQEADLTRVNGITSFVESIPTLAGPALGAALFSLVNPALIFVLDGVTFLMCAVAVLCVRWSEADRPVRRRLRPFAGAAEGVRYILRDPDFRRLQLVFTGVNFFNGLSMAAVTAFVVASSDSGTAPWNLAAVNIGAAAGLLTGSAVVIVLAGRVDRRYLIGGGVLVGALAGRLGLVATAFVPLWIAAATVRNCSAQLSNAPLTAVWQERVPENIQATVFGARRLLGQGLYPVAVLLGGVAGDRLLAPSSPVVAPLAGLGGTFQGPEAGSTVLLVVAGLCEAACGVVLLRSGRIDRITRQPVKAVPPPDRAAERDLAPVRREDPPG, from the coding sequence GTGAGCAGTGGCGGATCCTCGTCCACGCACGTCTTCGCGCTGCTCTGGGGCGGTCAACTGGTGTCGCTACTGGGCTCCAGTTCCGCGTCGTTCGTCCTGGGACTCGCCTCCTACGCCGAGACACGCAGTACCGCCGCGCTTGCGGCGATCACCGCGGTCACGATGGTCGGCAGCATCTACCTCGCACCGCTGTGCGGGGCCTTGGCGGACCAGTTCGCCAGGAGAACGGTTCTGCTGGCCTGCAACCTGGCCGCTGGTGCGGTCTCCCTGGCGTTAGCCGGTGTCACGGACGGCGGATTCGGCGCCCGGTTCGGCTGGATACTGCTTCTCGTCCTCGCCGCAGCCCTGCTGAACGCCACGTTGTCCGTGACTCTGTCGGTATCGGTACGCCGACTACGGCAGGAAGCCGATCTCACCCGTGTCAACGGGATCACCTCGTTCGTGGAGAGCATTCCGACACTGGCGGGCCCCGCGCTGGGCGCGGCGCTGTTCTCCCTCGTGAACCCTGCCCTGATTTTCGTCCTAGACGGAGTGACCTTCCTGATGTGTGCCGTCGCCGTGCTCTGCGTTCGGTGGTCCGAGGCGGACCGGCCGGTGCGCCGGCGGCTGAGGCCCTTCGCCGGGGCGGCGGAAGGAGTGCGTTATATCCTGCGCGATCCGGACTTTCGCCGGTTGCAACTCGTCTTCACCGGGGTCAACTTCTTCAACGGCCTGTCGATGGCCGCCGTGACGGCGTTCGTCGTGGCCTCGTCGGACTCCGGGACCGCGCCATGGAATCTTGCGGCGGTCAACATCGGCGCTGCCGCAGGCCTTTTAACGGGTTCGGCGGTGGTGATCGTGCTGGCCGGCCGGGTGGACCGCCGGTACCTGATCGGCGGTGGCGTCCTGGTCGGCGCCCTGGCGGGCCGGCTCGGGCTCGTGGCGACGGCCTTTGTTCCGTTGTGGATCGCCGCTGCCACCGTACGCAACTGCTCGGCCCAACTGTCGAATGCTCCGCTCACCGCCGTATGGCAGGAGCGTGTGCCCGAGAACATCCAGGCGACGGTGTTCGGTGCCCGGCGGCTTCTCGGTCAGGGACTCTATCCGGTCGCGGTGTTGCTCGGAGGTGTGGCTGGCGACCGGTTGCTCGCTCCGTCGTCGCCGGTCGTCGCCCCTCTGGCAGGGCTGGGCGGAACGTTCCAGGGGCCGGAAGCGGGCAGCACTGTCCTGTTGGTGGTCGCCGGACTCTGTGAAGCCGCATGCGGGGTGGTTCTGCTGCGGTCGGGCAGGATCGACCGGATCACCCGACAACCGGTCAAAGCTGTTCCACCGCCGGACCGGGCCGCTGAACGCGACCTTGCCCCGGTGCGTCGAGAGGATCCACCGGGATGA
- a CDS encoding LysR family transcriptional regulator — MTAPTQPISAGGHSTVSDVRFDPTVRQLEVFLMLASELHFGRAAARLYLSQPALSRQIQALETRLGVDLLDRTTRNVHLTSAGSVLLPKVRSVVEAARDMREEARSQTRDSSCSPRVGFFQAEAALAHVAGVLQEVRRIAPDAGIRLTTLDFRTQTSAVFDGTVDVAFCYLPVARGIQFRSLHTEPRTVGIPSAHPLAGRDEVRLEDLAGEKVIGMSEAVPPLWRDFWTLADHSRDSVPLADHYAEDFETVLTAVALGHGVCVAPSAARELYPRPGVSYLDVAGIPGCTSVLAWAAERRDTPEVTLFRKAAETLQGVSASPGGYPM; from the coding sequence ATGACCGCGCCCACACAGCCGATTTCCGCCGGGGGGCATTCGACCGTGAGTGACGTACGTTTCGATCCGACAGTCCGTCAGCTAGAGGTATTCCTGATGCTGGCTTCGGAGTTGCACTTCGGACGGGCCGCCGCCCGTCTGTACCTTTCCCAGCCCGCGCTCAGTCGCCAGATCCAGGCGCTGGAAACCCGCCTGGGGGTGGACCTGCTCGACCGCACCACACGGAACGTGCATCTGACCTCGGCGGGCAGTGTGCTGCTTCCGAAGGTCCGGTCGGTCGTCGAAGCCGCGCGGGACATGCGTGAGGAAGCCAGGTCCCAGACCCGCGATTCGTCCTGCAGTCCGAGGGTCGGGTTCTTCCAGGCCGAGGCGGCACTCGCCCATGTGGCCGGTGTCCTCCAGGAAGTCCGCCGGATAGCACCCGATGCCGGCATCCGGCTGACGACACTCGATTTCAGGACCCAGACCTCCGCCGTGTTCGACGGCACCGTGGATGTCGCATTCTGTTATCTTCCCGTCGCCCGCGGCATCCAGTTCCGGAGCCTCCATACGGAGCCGCGGACGGTGGGTATCCCCTCCGCCCATCCCCTGGCCGGCCGCGACGAAGTTCGCCTTGAGGACCTCGCGGGGGAGAAGGTCATCGGGATGTCCGAAGCCGTGCCACCTCTGTGGCGTGACTTCTGGACTCTGGCGGACCACTCACGTGACTCTGTACCGCTCGCGGACCATTACGCGGAGGACTTCGAGACCGTGCTCACCGCCGTCGCTCTGGGACATGGTGTGTGTGTCGCCCCCTCCGCGGCCCGCGAACTGTACCCCCGGCCGGGTGTCAGCTACCTCGACGTCGCCGGGATTCCGGGGTGTACCTCTGTCCTTGCCTGGGCTGCGGAGCGACGCGACACACCGGAGGTCACCCTCTTCCGGAAGGCCGCCGAAACCCTGCAGGGGGTCTCGGCGTCACCCGGTGGGTATCCGATGTGA
- a CDS encoding phytanoyl-CoA dioxygenase family protein: MRKYTFTQAAPDPAAVLSAVTEFGLAHLPGIVEGEELDRIQRQCGRLVTEPPSHVEHMGYDNGVGLHARRDRLTAEFGQLTGLFDSEWMRLVAESYFAGSPYVFNYDLICVLDVAGTRHPAHQPHYDRLPNLKFFVYLSDTTEYNGAFRCLPGSQGYGKHVQRENRLRYVLPDLAEPRALPAELRRGIGPVEGPAGTVLVIDSDLIHQAGTVTAGNRMVVRSRSFHPQYLEGPPDPAVADRGR; this comes from the coding sequence ATGCGGAAGTACACGTTCACGCAGGCGGCCCCCGATCCCGCGGCGGTCCTGTCCGCCGTCACCGAGTTCGGCCTGGCCCATTTGCCGGGCATTGTCGAAGGTGAGGAACTGGACCGGATACAGAGGCAGTGCGGACGGCTGGTGACCGAACCACCCAGCCACGTCGAGCATATGGGCTACGACAACGGGGTCGGCCTGCACGCACGGCGCGACCGCCTGACGGCCGAGTTCGGGCAACTGACCGGACTGTTCGACAGCGAGTGGATGCGGTTGGTGGCGGAGTCGTACTTCGCGGGCTCGCCGTACGTCTTCAACTACGATCTCATCTGCGTGCTGGATGTCGCGGGAACCAGGCATCCGGCCCACCAGCCGCACTACGACCGGCTGCCGAACCTGAAGTTCTTCGTGTATCTCTCCGACACCACGGAGTACAACGGGGCGTTCCGCTGTCTGCCGGGCTCCCAGGGATACGGGAAGCACGTCCAGCGCGAGAACCGCCTCCGTTACGTCCTGCCGGACCTGGCCGAACCAAGGGCCCTGCCGGCCGAGCTCCGCCGAGGCATCGGTCCTGTCGAGGGGCCGGCGGGCACCGTACTGGTCATCGACAGCGACCTGATCCACCAGGCGGGCACCGTCACAGCGGGCAACCGCATGGTGGTACGCAGCCGGAGCTTTCATCCGCAGTACCTCGAGGGACCGCCGGATCCGGCGGTCGCCGACCGCGGGCGGTGA